Part of the Trichoderma asperellum chromosome 1, complete sequence genome is shown below.
GattataaagaaaacaaaaaaaaaaaaaaagcaacatTTCATTTTCTCATGACTCCAAAAATCTCACCCGCAGCCATGAAAACAGCATCTCAACATCTCAGGCCTCTCGCCCTCAAGCAACTCACCATCACCACACAAGCACACCTCCCCTCTCAGATCCCAAACATCCGcctctttgcctcttccaCAGCCAGGTCTCCTCAGCCTCCCTCTCGCCAAACGCAATCAAAACCCACCCCAAGAACAAACTTCACCCAAAACAAGAAACCAATCCTCAGAGACACCATCCGCCGCTTCATCCccgaagaagccaagaaatTCGTCCGCCCAGACGGCACCCTCTGCACCACGCCCGAGACCGCCAGCGTCTTTCTCCAGCACAACATCGAGCCGGACAACGGCGCCGCCCGCAGGTTCACCGCGGGACCCGCCATCCAGAACGCCTGCAAGGCATACCACGCCGTCACAGCCTTTAGCCCGCGGCACATCATCCACCCGCATGACCTGCGTTTCTTCGACCCCAGGGGACACCCActggctgcggcgagacGCGAAAAGTACCTTCGCAAGTCGCGCGAGGAGCCGCTCTGGATCATGGTGACGAGCGCTGGAGCGGCATCAACGGTGGTGCGGGTGCAGACGCAGCGGCGGCTGAAGAGTGCCATCT
Proteins encoded:
- a CDS encoding uncharacterized protein (EggNog:ENOG41) yields the protein MTPKISPAAMKTASQHLRPLALKQLTITTQAHLPSQIPNIRLFASSTARSPQPPSRQTQSKPTPRTNFTQNKKPILRDTIRRFIPEEAKKFVRPDGTLCTTPETASVFLQHNIEPDNGAARRFTAGPAIQNACKAYHAVTAFSPRHIIHPHDLRFFDPRGHPLAAARREKYLRKSREEPLWIMVTSAGAASTVVRVQTQRRLKSAIYRCLEDLGLPNGIGEHKEIRGTVWVTLYDPVKASKLPPEPFAEAIARALKSRCAQPLR